A window from Centropristis striata isolate RG_2023a ecotype Rhode Island chromosome 2, C.striata_1.0, whole genome shotgun sequence encodes these proteins:
- the LOC131988038 gene encoding neuropilin and tolloid-like protein 2, which produces MHRAWILFFLIEEGFALAQRTKDSPNDHGGQSPNQNECGTWVRNINGGVFTSPNYPNTYPPNKECVYILEALPRQRIQLVFDKTYYIEPSFECRFDHIEIRDGPFGFSPLINRFCGGQNPGLVTSTGRFMWIKFTSDEELEGLGFRIKYTFIADPDFHLHVGGLLNPIPDCQFEIGGWDGVIRSSQVEEEERVKPGDALDCIWTIRAPPQSKIYLRFMEYQMEHSNECKKNFVAVYDGSSAIENLKAKFCSTVANDVMLDNGVGVVRMWADEKSRLSRFRMLFTSFVDPPCSANTFFCHSNMCINNSLVCNGVQNCVYPWDENHCKEKRSKGLFHQITKTHGTVIGVSSGIVLVLLIISILVQMKQPRKKVVARRPGVFNKAGFQEVFDPPHYELFSLRDKEISSDLADLSEELDSFHKLRRSSTMSRCVHEHHCGSQASVATGGGSMKHSRTTLSSMELSYHNDFSKPPPMKTFNSTASYKKSCYGYKQHSQTHDCDQQVIEDRVTEEIPCEIYGRGAIAGGGATGGAMGGASGIAGGGIGGAVGITGGVAMSGGMGMAGGVSMAGPSGIAGGIGGGMAGACGTLSVRGNSARNSTTIVDPQQRSMSMDF; this is translated from the exons CGTGGATACTCTTCTTTCTAATAGAAGAGGGTTTCGCTCTGGCACAGAGAACTAAAG ATTCCCCAAACGATCATGGCGGCCAGAGCCCTAACCAGAACGAATGTGGCACCTGGGTCCGCAACATCAACGGCGGGGTGTTCACATCGCCAAACTACCCCAACACTTACCCGCCCAACAAGGAGTGTGTTTACATCCTGGAAG CTCTCCCTAGACAAAGGATTCAGCTGGTTTTTGATAAGACTTACTACATCGAGCCATCATTCGAGTGCCGCTTCGATCACATCGAAATCCGTGATGGGCCATTTGGGTTCTCGCCGCTCATTAATCGCTTCTGTGGGGGACAGAACCCGGGCCTGGTTACATCGACAGGCCGTTTCATGTGGATCAAGTTCACCAGCGATGAAGAGCTGGAAGGCCTTGGTTTCCGCATTAAGTACACTTTCATTGCAG ACCCTGATTTCCATCTGCACGTGGGCGGACTGCTAAACCCCATCCCAG ACTGTCAGTTTGAAATTGGTGGATGGGATGGGGTTATTCGCTCCAgtcaggtggaggaggaagagagagtgaAGCCTGGTGATGCTCTGGACTGCATCTGGACCATCAGGGCTCCTCCTCAGTCCAAG ATCTACCTACGCTTTATGGAGTACCAGATGGAGCACTCTAATGAGTGCAAGAAGAACTTTGTGGCGGTGTACGATGGCAGCAGTGCAATCGAGAACCTTAAGGCTAAGTTCTGCAGCACCGTGGCCAACGATGTGATGCTGGATAACGGCGTGGGAGTCGTGCGAATGTGGGCTGACGAGAAGAGCCGGCTCAGCCGATTCCGCATGCTCTTTACTTCATTTGTTGACC CCCCCTGTTCAGCCAATACATTCTTCTGCCATAGCAACATGTGTATTAACAACTCCCTGGTGTGCAATGGCGTTCAGAACTGTGTCTACCCATGGGATGAAAACCACTGCAAAG AGAAGCGATCTAAGGGGCTTTTTCATCAGATCACTAAGACCCATGGAACTGTCATTGGAGTCTCATCAGGCATAGTTCTGGTTCTTCTAATCATCTCCATCCTGGTCCAGATGAAGCAGCCAAGGAAAAAG gTTGTAGCTCGCCGGCCCGGTGTTTTCAACAAGGCAGGCTTCCAGGAGGTTTTCGACCCGCCCCACTATGAGCTCTTCTCTCTGCGTGACAAGGAGATATCGTCAGATTTAGCTGACCTGTCTGAGGAGCTGGACAGCTTCCACAAGCTGCGGCGCTCCTCCACCATGTCCCGCTGTGTCCATGAGCACCACTGTGGCTCACAAGCCTCAGTGGCTACTGGCGGTGGCAGCATGAAGCACAGCCGCACCACCCTGAGCTCCATGGAGCTATCCTACCATAACGACTTCTCCAAGCCACCGCCCATGAAGACTTTCAACTCCACGGCCAGCTACAAGAAGAGCTGCTACGGCTACAAGCAGCACTCACAGACTCACGACTGCGACCAGCAGGTCATCGAGGACCGCGTCACAGAGGAGATCCCATGTGAGATCTATGGCCGTGGAGCAATAGCTGGAGGAGGAGCCACAGGTGGAGCAATGGGAGGAGCATCAGGGATTGCAGGAGGAGGGATTGGAGGAGCAGTGGGGATAACAGGAGGAGTGGCCATGTCAGGGGGAATGGGTATGGCGGGAGGAGTGAGCATGGCGGGGCCTAGCGGCATCGCTGGAGGTATCGGTGGTGGGATGGCAGGAGCCTGCGGAACCCTTAGTGTCCGTGGCAACAGCGCTCGTAACAGTACGACCATAGTTGACCCACAACAGCGTTCCATGTCCATGGACTTCTAG